DNA sequence from the Bacteroidota bacterium genome:
CGGGTAATCTAAAAGATTAAGTTTTGAGAGATATAAAACATTCAATACCCTTCCGGTTCTACCGTTTCCATCACTAAATGGGTGAATAGCTTCAAACTGGTGATGCAGGATAGCCATTTTAATTAAACACGGATTTTCACGGTTAAAAATGCCCCGTACTTTTAAGAGTATGCTGCTCCTTCAAAAACCAATTGTTTGTTGTTGAGCCATGGTCTTTTTATTTCTTTGAATTTGTTCATATTTTCAAGAACCATGGTTAAGTTTCTTTTCTTTTTAAATTTTTAAGTAGTGCCTCTAAGAAAACTATCAAATTTTATGATTTCTAAGATTTTTGACCTGCCTTTGCCGTCAGGCAGGTGAGATTTTTATTTTTTGAGACGAGGCGATGCCTTAGCATCAGTGAGTTGAGAAAGATAAAAATATCGCAAAAAGATAGGAATCTAATTTTGCAGAGTTTTCTTAGAGGCACTAAATAATCTGCTTTCTGAATTGATACTATCATTGTGCTATATTTTATTTGTTATTTTTTCTACTAAAATTTCCCCTACGAAATTTCTACCCAGCTAAATCTTTCTTTTTTGCTTTCTTTTAAATGATTTTTTAATGATTTATTTTTTTCTTTGGATAAGTTCGGGTCATCTTCAATAAGTTTTATGGCAATTTTTCTGGCAACTTCTAAAATTTTGTGATCAGTTGCAAGGTCAGCAATTTTAAAATTCATAATTCCACTTTGCTTTGTGCCTGTAACTTCTCCGGGACCACGCAACTTAAGGTCAGCCTCAGCAATTCTAAAACCATCATTTGTGTCAGTCATTATCTTCATTCTTGTGCGTGCATCATTTGTTAACTTATAGGAAGTCATTAAAATACAATAGGATTGATCGCCACCTCTACCTACTCGTCCACGTAGTTGATGCAATTGAGACAAGCCAAATTTTTCAGCACTTTCAATTACCATAACCGTGGCATTAGGAACATCAACACCTACTTCAATAACTGTTGTAGAAACAAGAATATCAAGTTCCCCTTTAACGAACCTTTGCATTTCTTTATCCTTGTCCTCGGTTTTCATTTTCCCATGCATTATTCCTAATTGATATTCGGGACGTGGAAATTCTCTTAAAACCAAATCGTATCCTTCCATGAGATTTTTGTAATCAAGTTTTTCCGATTCTTCAATCAAAGGATAAACAATGTAAACCTGATTTCCTTGTTTTATTATTTTTCTGATTGAACCAATTATTTTTAATCTATTTTTTTCAAAATAATGTTTTGTAATTATTTCTTTTCTTCCCGGAGGCATTTCATCAATAACAGAAATATTTAAATCGCCATAAAATGTCATTGCCAGTGTTCTTGGAATTGGGGTAGCTGTCATGACTAAAATATGGGGAGGGATTGTGCTTTTCTTCCACATTTTTGCTCGTTGAGCTACACCAAATCTGTGCTGTTCGTCAATAACTACAAAGCCAAGATTATTAAACTTTACTGTATCTTCAATTAATGCATGAGTGCCAATAAGTATTTGAGTTTCATTTGATCTTAGTTTTTCATCAATAATTTTACGTTCAGCTTTTTTTGTTGAGCCGGTTAGTAAAACAACTTTTACATCAAGTTTTTCTACTAATTTGCTAATTGTATTAAAATGCTGTTTTGCAAGTATTTCTGTTGGAGCCATTATGCATGTTTGAAACCCATTGTCGAGTGCAATAAACATTGCCATAAGAGCAACAATTGTTTTCCCACTTCCCACATCACCTTGCAACAATCTGTTCATTTGCTTTCCCGAATTGAAATCACTTCTTAATTCTTTGATAACTTTTTTTTGAGCATTTGTTAACTCAAAAGGTAAAACATTGTGAAAAAAATTATTAAAATAATCTCCAACTTTTGAAAAAATTACTCCCTTATTTTGTGTTTCTTTTTTCCATTTAAAACTACATAGTTCAACTTGAACAAAAAATAATTCTTCAAATTTTAAACGATTTTTTGCTTTTTCAAGAATTTCAATATTTTCAGGAAAGTGTATTTGTTTGTATGCTTCTATTCTTGTAATAAAATTAAAAGACTTAGAAATATTGTCAGGTAAAACTTCAGGAATTTGATTTCCTACAGTTTGGAATAATTGCTTTTGTAATTTCATTATTCCTCTGCTACTCAATCCTTTTGAAGCTAACTTCTCCGATGAGTTATAAACAGGTTGAAATTTCATAGATTCACTTTCGCTTTTCCCGTTTTCCAGCAAATCTATTTCGGGATGAACAATATTTATAGTTGACCTGAATGATGAAGGTTTACCATAAACTAAATATTCTTTTTTTGCTTTTATTGAATTTATTATCCACTTTGTTCCTTTAAACCAAACGAGTTCAATACTTCCTGTATTATCAGTTAAATCTGCAATTAAGCGTTTGCTTCGTCCACTTCCTGCTTCACGCAAATTTTCAATTTCACCTTTTATCTGAATGTAGCTACTATCAGAACGTACTTCTTTAACCTTATAAAATTTTGTTTTATCAACATATCTAAATGGAAAATGATTTAGCAAATCTTTTAAAGTAAATATCTGAAGTTCTTTTTGTAAAACTGTTGCTCTTTTGGGACCAACACCTTTAAGATATTCAATTTCTGTGTATAATGTTTGCCTGTAAATCATTTTTTAAACCAAATAATTATTCATTTTTTTTAATAAAATAATTTTCTTCCTTTTTCCAATCAAAGGTCGCTATCATTTTTTTTATATCAACTTTAATAAAATCCAATACAGGTTGTAAAGAGTCACTGTTTGCTTTTGCACTAAAATATAGTGAGGCATAAATATAATTTTCAACTGAATCTGTTAGAAAAAAATTATATGAGGTTGCTGTATTTCCTCTCAATTCATAAAACATTCCTGATACCTTATCTTTTTGTACAATAAGTTCTTCCTTGATTTTTTCTGCTTTAACGGTATGTTTATACACTAATGTTCGGGTATCTTCTGTCAATTTGTACAATCCGTCTTTGTCCTTAAATTTTTTGTAAGTAATATGTATTGTTGCGTTAAAAGGTTTGTAAACAACATTCAACCAACATGGTTTTGCGTTTTTTGTTTTGTCTTTTTCGACCTTTGCATATATTGGAAAATCAAAAATAAAAGGACATAAAGAATCATAAGTTTTGTATCCTCTTTCGGGGAAATAAATTCTAAAATAAGAACGTGGTTTTGGTGTATATGTATTTTTACATGATGATACTATTAACAAAACTAATAAGAAAGAGAAAAGTTTTATAAAAGGTTGCATGAATTTAGAATTAATAAATCATTAATTTAAGTTACAAAATTAACAAGAATCTTTTATGAATAAGACAATTTTTAATTAATAATGGGTACACTCTAAAAAGTATTAAAATGATTTTCAGCTCCTTTCTACCCCAAACTCTAAAGGGAAATGTAGCTGAAAATCAGGACTCTCTTTAGGGAATGGGGCAATTCCTGATTTTCAAATCCTACACTCATTACTTTTTAGAGTAGATTCATAATATAATTTTAGATTATCGCTTTCTCTCTTTTTTCAAAATTCACAAATGTTAGAATGCTGTAAATGTTTATATGTCAGTTGATAAAAAAGATAATCATTTTTTATTTGGAATTGCATATACAGAAATTGTAAATTGCTATTAGTTTTATATGTGGAATAAAACTATTTAGTTACTTAACCGAAAAACATTGATAAAACCAAATAAATGACAAAAAAACTAAAAGAGAGTAGATTTAAATATTGGAAAATACTTATTGTAGATGACGATGAGATGTTGCATTTTTTAACAAAAAGACTTTTACAAAACTTTCAATTTGAAGAAAAAAAACTAATGTTTCTTCATGCATATTCAAAAGCTGAAGCAGAAAAGGTTTTTTCAGAACATGAGGATATTGCAGTTATTTTGCTTGATGTTGTTATGGAAGAATGGGATTCAGGATTGAAATTTGTTGAACATGTGAGGAAAGTTGTCATAAATAATTCGGTAAGAATAATAATTATGACAGGACAATCAAAAGTAGCACCTGAAAAACAGACAATAATTAATTATGACATAAATGATTATAAAACAAAGCAGGAATTAACATCCAAAAATAAACTTTTTATATCAATATTAACAGCACTACGTTCTTATAGAGACATTAAAAAAATTGAAGAATATTCAAAAACACTTGAAGCAAAAGTAAAAGAAAGAACACGTACAATTGAAATACAAAACAGGCGATTAGCACATGAAAAGATAATTTCAGAAGATTTGTTGTTAAATACGCTTCCACAAAAAGTAGTTTCTGACCTTAAAAAATTTGGAGAAACTACTCCCGAAGATTTTAGTGATGTAAGTGTTTTCTTTTCCGACCTTGTTGGCTTTACTGAAATGTCGGCAAAACTAAAACCGCAAGAATTGATTTCTGAATTAAATATTATATTTACAGCTTTTGATGACATAATGGAAGCCTATAATTGTGAAAGAATAAAAACAATTGGTGATGCATATATGGCAGTAAGCGGAATGCCTGAAAAAGATAAAAATCATGCTGAAAATATTATTAATGCTTCTATTGAGATTATAAAATTTGTTGAAGAACGAAATATTCAAAAAGACTCAAAATGGGAAATTAGAATTGGAATAAACTCAGGAAATATTGTTGGAGGGATAGTAGGGGTAAAAAAATATATTTATGATGTTTTTGGAGATACAATAAATGTAGCATCAAGAATGGAATCAAATTCAACGCCAATGCGTATTAATATTTCGGATGCTACATATAAACTTGTTCAAGACAAATATGTTTTTTCAAGCAGAGAAGCTATGGAAATTAAAGGAAAGGGTAAGATGAAAATGCATTTTGTAGATAAAAAAATTGAAAGGATTTTTGCAAAGGTTTCTTAATAGGAATGTATTTAGTGGCAGTAAGAAAACTTTGTATTACTCATTATACTTGGGCTTTGAATTAAAAATGGATGTGAATGTAAAAGTCATTCAATTGTCATTAATAGTCATTTAGCCAAGCTGTCATTGGGTTTTGTAACTTAATGACAATCAAATGACTACTTTATTACATTAGATTCAAGCGACAGGATACAGATAATATTCTAACAGTCAAAAACATACGAGTTTTCTTATAGACACTAATTAGTGCTTATAAGAAAAATCATTATTAGAATATTGCATATATATTAATTTTAATCTACGAATCTGTCTTTGACAGACGTAGTCTTACTTCTATTAC
Encoded proteins:
- the recG gene encoding ATP-dependent DNA helicase RecG, encoding MIYRQTLYTEIEYLKGVGPKRATVLQKELQIFTLKDLLNHFPFRYVDKTKFYKVKEVRSDSSYIQIKGEIENLREAGSGRSKRLIADLTDNTGSIELVWFKGTKWIINSIKAKKEYLVYGKPSSFRSTINIVHPEIDLLENGKSESESMKFQPVYNSSEKLASKGLSSRGIMKLQKQLFQTVGNQIPEVLPDNISKSFNFITRIEAYKQIHFPENIEILEKAKNRLKFEELFFVQVELCSFKWKKETQNKGVIFSKVGDYFNNFFHNVLPFELTNAQKKVIKELRSDFNSGKQMNRLLQGDVGSGKTIVALMAMFIALDNGFQTCIMAPTEILAKQHFNTISKLVEKLDVKVVLLTGSTKKAERKIIDEKLRSNETQILIGTHALIEDTVKFNNLGFVVIDEQHRFGVAQRAKMWKKSTIPPHILVMTATPIPRTLAMTFYGDLNISVIDEMPPGRKEIITKHYFEKNRLKIIGSIRKIIKQGNQVYIVYPLIEESEKLDYKNLMEGYDLVLREFPRPEYQLGIMHGKMKTEDKDKEMQRFVKGELDILVSTTVIEVGVDVPNATVMVIESAEKFGLSQLHQLRGRVGRGGDQSYCILMTSYKLTNDARTRMKIMTDTNDGFRIAEADLKLRGPGEVTGTKQSGIMNFKIADLATDHKILEVARKIAIKLIEDDPNLSKEKNKSLKNHLKESKKERFSWVEIS
- the gldD gene encoding gliding motility lipoprotein GldD — encoded protein: MQPFIKLFSFLLVLLIVSSCKNTYTPKPRSYFRIYFPERGYKTYDSLCPFIFDFPIYAKVEKDKTKNAKPCWLNVVYKPFNATIHITYKKFKDKDGLYKLTEDTRTLVYKHTVKAEKIKEELIVQKDKVSGMFYELRGNTATSYNFFLTDSVENYIYASLYFSAKANSDSLQPVLDFIKVDIKKMIATFDWKKEENYFIKKNE
- a CDS encoding adenylate/guanylate cyclase domain-containing response regulator produces the protein MTKKLKESRFKYWKILIVDDDEMLHFLTKRLLQNFQFEEKKLMFLHAYSKAEAEKVFSEHEDIAVILLDVVMEEWDSGLKFVEHVRKVVINNSVRIIIMTGQSKVAPEKQTIINYDINDYKTKQELTSKNKLFISILTALRSYRDIKKIEEYSKTLEAKVKERTRTIEIQNRRLAHEKIISEDLLLNTLPQKVVSDLKKFGETTPEDFSDVSVFFSDLVGFTEMSAKLKPQELISELNIIFTAFDDIMEAYNCERIKTIGDAYMAVSGMPEKDKNHAENIINASIEIIKFVEERNIQKDSKWEIRIGINSGNIVGGIVGVKKYIYDVFGDTINVASRMESNSTPMRINISDATYKLVQDKYVFSSREAMEIKGKGKMKMHFVDKKIERIFAKVS